A genome region from Schlesneria paludicola DSM 18645 includes the following:
- a CDS encoding DUF3467 domain-containing protein: MAELENHASDQERTAATQQVQQVVEPSDLEPLYANFARVSGLPEEMILDFGLNPQAAGAQPVPVKISQRLVVNYFTAKRLWLALGAFLQRHEQAFGEVQIDVNKRVVPQRAAR, encoded by the coding sequence ATGGCAGAACTCGAAAATCACGCATCTGACCAAGAGCGCACCGCGGCGACTCAGCAAGTTCAACAAGTGGTTGAACCGAGCGATTTGGAGCCGCTTTACGCGAACTTCGCACGCGTCTCGGGACTTCCAGAAGAAATGATTCTGGATTTTGGCTTGAATCCGCAGGCGGCCGGGGCACAGCCAGTTCCTGTCAAAATCTCGCAGCGACTGGTTGTCAATTACTTTACCGCAAAGCGGTTGTGGTTGGCGCTGGGCGCATTCCTGCAACGCCACGAACAAGCGTTCGGCGAAGTGCAGATTGACGTCAACAAGCGCGTCGTTCCTCAACGTGCGGCGCGATAA
- a CDS encoding type II and III secretion system protein produces MLRPQSSFSKAQLAIALAIGVPLVMLMFAGLRARQLQSTANPRWAQFAKLSGPKPTSEDQHNSLHKTPVKTASLLSDEFSNSPPVRHRASLDFTGSVAGHSTIEMPVRAMPGTKSATTPEPAAEPEPPQAASKAEPIPQEQIPSVRQLILFRPIDEAQGQDNFETTVRLEMQLRDVGRRLDRLSQRQEELVRQRTEDAKKNEQRLRQAQLKSEKHESIAALRAWLKEDSQDAEPTFVAPRESISPREETKLNPDTSVGSHPAPTPRRETPPTIQIPPAIARSSSEPTAAPRIAAPQQSAAKQRSAIVPEPERTVAEQTPATPAPSAAHTFVEVESPDRLKNPAIAPPLQPRDAIRIEPSAQATDVFTMDVRDGDVREFFHRLSQTAHVSILVSPEVSGPITLSLRNVRLETALNAIAKSQGYVVEREGEITQISTIAEAAQLKRQKRTLVMRVYQPSFLSAAELNRLIIPLLSSDGRHSSSAVPDRAGDQTEDSDTAQRDVVIVQDVADIHDRIQQILVEMDVPPLQVEIEARILSVALPEAGPHGIDLRKLPCVPGANTLHCSSTDGELKQATLACSVPTFVNSVSSLGETQVLTTQRIQVLNKHRAEMLIGDRIGYQSCAGGAIQFLDSGTRLVFRPSISADGWIKLEVQPEHHSIQWDKRSKTPRQRTIEMSTHVMVPNAATLAIGGLITEQTIETTQRVPVVGAIPVVGSRFRHRQELIQRRELILLVTPHIVADCVPPSDAGPAVGLTHIRSPKTPQDKHSIDRLELARAHYTRATAYLHEGNTVKARQQIEASLHHNQHDAEAHRLRSAIDQSLAQYNIAR; encoded by the coding sequence ATGCTGCGACCTCAATCCTCATTCAGTAAGGCACAATTGGCCATCGCCTTGGCCATTGGTGTGCCACTGGTGATGCTGATGTTCGCGGGGTTACGCGCGCGGCAGTTGCAGTCGACCGCGAATCCACGTTGGGCGCAATTCGCCAAACTCTCTGGCCCTAAACCAACAAGCGAAGACCAGCACAACTCGCTCCACAAGACGCCGGTCAAAACGGCAAGCCTGTTGTCGGATGAATTCTCGAATTCACCCCCTGTTCGCCATCGTGCATCTCTGGACTTTACCGGTTCCGTCGCAGGACACAGCACGATCGAGATGCCTGTCCGTGCCATGCCTGGAACCAAGTCGGCAACCACCCCTGAACCTGCCGCCGAACCCGAACCGCCACAGGCAGCCTCGAAAGCGGAGCCAATTCCGCAAGAACAGATACCGTCAGTCCGCCAACTGATCCTGTTCCGTCCCATCGACGAAGCCCAGGGTCAGGACAACTTCGAAACAACCGTCCGCCTGGAAATGCAACTGCGTGACGTCGGACGCCGGTTGGATCGTCTGTCACAGCGGCAAGAGGAACTGGTCCGGCAGCGAACCGAAGATGCAAAAAAAAACGAACAGAGATTGCGTCAAGCACAGCTCAAATCGGAAAAGCATGAATCCATCGCGGCACTGCGAGCTTGGTTGAAGGAAGATAGTCAGGACGCGGAGCCTACGTTCGTTGCACCACGCGAATCCATCTCGCCACGTGAGGAAACAAAACTCAATCCTGACACGTCTGTGGGAAGCCACCCCGCGCCCACGCCACGCCGCGAGACACCGCCCACGATTCAAATCCCCCCAGCCATTGCGCGATCTTCCTCAGAGCCTACAGCCGCACCTCGAATTGCCGCACCTCAACAGTCCGCGGCAAAGCAACGATCTGCCATAGTCCCAGAACCAGAACGAACAGTAGCAGAACAAACTCCAGCAACGCCTGCACCTTCAGCGGCACACACGTTCGTTGAAGTGGAATCCCCCGATCGTCTCAAAAATCCGGCCATCGCGCCACCACTACAGCCCAGAGACGCAATTCGTATCGAACCCAGCGCGCAGGCGACAGATGTCTTCACAATGGACGTTCGCGACGGCGATGTCCGAGAATTTTTCCACAGACTGAGCCAGACGGCGCACGTCAGCATTCTCGTCAGCCCCGAAGTTTCAGGCCCCATCACGCTGTCACTGCGCAATGTGCGACTCGAAACCGCCTTGAATGCCATCGCCAAGTCGCAAGGATACGTCGTCGAACGCGAGGGCGAGATCACGCAGATTTCGACAATCGCGGAAGCCGCACAACTGAAACGTCAAAAACGAACGCTGGTGATGCGCGTTTACCAACCGAGTTTCCTCAGCGCCGCAGAACTCAATCGTTTGATCATCCCGTTGCTCTCAAGCGATGGACGGCATTCGTCGAGTGCAGTCCCAGACAGGGCAGGGGACCAGACCGAGGACTCAGACACCGCCCAGCGAGACGTTGTGATCGTTCAAGATGTGGCCGATATTCACGACCGTATCCAACAAATTCTGGTCGAGATGGACGTTCCTCCACTGCAGGTCGAAATCGAAGCCCGGATTCTGTCCGTGGCGTTGCCCGAGGCCGGGCCGCACGGAATCGATCTACGAAAGCTTCCATGCGTTCCGGGCGCAAACACACTCCACTGTTCTTCGACCGACGGAGAACTCAAACAAGCGACTCTCGCTTGCAGCGTACCGACGTTCGTCAACTCAGTCTCGTCACTGGGCGAGACGCAAGTTTTGACGACCCAGCGAATTCAAGTCTTGAACAAACACCGCGCCGAAATGCTGATTGGTGACCGAATTGGCTATCAGTCTTGTGCCGGTGGTGCGATTCAATTTTTGGACTCGGGCACGCGGCTGGTCTTTCGCCCATCGATCTCGGCCGATGGCTGGATCAAACTGGAAGTTCAACCAGAACATCACTCCATTCAATGGGACAAACGCAGCAAGACACCACGCCAACGAACCATCGAGATGTCGACACACGTGATGGTGCCCAACGCCGCTACACTCGCCATCGGTGGCCTAATCACCGAGCAAACGATCGAGACCACTCAGCGAGTCCCCGTCGTCGGTGCGATCCCCGTGGTCGGCTCACGCTTCCGTCACCGCCAGGAATTGATTCAGCGCAGGGAACTAATCCTTCTGGTCACGCCACACATCGTTGCGGATTGCGTACCACCTTCCGACGCCGGACCGGCAGTCGGTCTCACGCACATCCGTTCGCCAAAGACGCCCCAGGACAAGCACTCAATCGATCGCTTGGAACTCGCCCGCGCCCACTACACGCGCGCCACCGCCTATCTGCACGAGGGAAACACCGTCAAGGCACGTCAACAGATCGAAGCTTCGTTGCACCACAATCAACACGACGCCGAAGCCCACCGTCTGCGATCTGCGATCGATCAGTCATTGGCGCAATACAACATCGCAAGATAG
- a CDS encoding efflux RND transporter periplasmic adaptor subunit, which produces MNAQPWMDDSKRIIKRVLFCFGCYGLLFPMGCQKAAAPPAPPKPAEVVIQTPALEDVLDFEETTGRLVAREAVDIRSRVSGYLDKVFFADGTNVQEGQPLFQIDARPYEAELVHATANVEQSKARVSRLKRDDERKKKLFSTKNATQEDLDLSAADLAEGQAGLEALIATRDVAKLNREFTLIASPITGRISRRQVDPGNLVKADDTVLVSVMSLNPIYAYFDIDERTVLRVERLIREGKIKSPRDAAYEVQFSLADEDDYSRKGMIDFLDNHISPTTGTLRLRATVENDDLLLSPGMFIRLHVPIGKPHPALLIPEEALGSDQGQRYVYVLNDKDEVVYRRVRIGLLKEGRRVIEEGVTETDRVIVSGLQRVRVGAKVSPKFAESKEKPAAPKPVTPSTSDVKPPVEAKATTGVVGRP; this is translated from the coding sequence ATGAATGCGCAGCCTTGGATGGATGATTCCAAACGGATCATCAAGCGAGTGCTGTTCTGTTTCGGATGCTATGGCCTCTTGTTTCCGATGGGGTGTCAGAAAGCGGCCGCTCCGCCTGCCCCCCCGAAGCCAGCCGAAGTTGTGATCCAGACTCCGGCTCTGGAAGATGTCCTCGACTTCGAAGAAACCACAGGTCGTCTGGTCGCACGAGAAGCGGTCGACATCCGCTCCCGAGTCAGTGGCTATCTCGACAAAGTCTTCTTCGCCGATGGTACCAATGTTCAGGAAGGACAGCCGCTCTTCCAGATTGATGCACGTCCTTACGAAGCCGAGCTCGTTCACGCAACAGCGAACGTGGAACAGTCAAAGGCACGCGTCTCACGTTTGAAGCGCGATGACGAACGAAAGAAGAAACTGTTCAGCACCAAAAACGCGACGCAAGAAGATCTCGATCTCTCGGCGGCCGACCTCGCCGAAGGACAAGCCGGACTCGAAGCATTGATCGCCACTCGCGATGTCGCGAAGTTGAATCGCGAATTCACCTTGATTGCCTCGCCGATTACGGGACGAATCAGCCGTCGTCAGGTCGATCCGGGCAACCTGGTCAAGGCGGACGATACCGTGCTGGTTTCAGTGATGTCGCTGAATCCAATCTACGCGTATTTCGATATCGATGAACGAACCGTGCTGCGTGTCGAACGCTTGATCCGCGAAGGAAAGATCAAGTCGCCTCGAGATGCCGCCTACGAGGTTCAGTTTTCACTTGCGGACGAGGATGACTATTCGCGTAAGGGCATGATCGATTTCCTCGACAACCATATTTCCCCCACCACCGGTACCCTCCGTCTGCGCGCCACTGTCGAGAATGACGATTTGCTGCTGTCGCCTGGGATGTTCATTCGCTTGCATGTGCCGATTGGCAAACCGCATCCGGCATTGCTGATCCCCGAAGAAGCCCTGGGTTCGGATCAGGGACAGCGTTATGTCTATGTGCTGAACGACAAAGACGAAGTCGTCTATCGACGGGTCCGGATCGGATTGCTTAAAGAAGGTCGACGGGTCATTGAAGAAGGTGTCACAGAGACCGACCGCGTGATCGTCTCAGGTTTGCAACGCGTCCGCGTAGGAGCAAAAGTCAGCCCAAAGTTCGCGGAATCCAAAGAGAAGCCGGCCGCCCCCAAACCGGTCACCCCCAGTACATCTGATGTGAAACCTCCAGTGGAAGCCAAAGCCACGACCGGCGTCGTCGGACGTCCGTAA
- a CDS encoding efflux RND transporter permease subunit codes for MFSRFFIDRPIFASVLSILITLAGGIAVFELPIAQYPPVAPPTVQVDCNYPGASAQVVAQTVAAPIEQQVNGVENMLYMSSQSTSDGSYTLTVTFKPGVNLNLAQVLVQNRVSLAIPLLPDVVRQTGVTTKKRSPDILLTVSINCPDERYDQLYLSNFALMRIKDELSRLPGISEVLVFGQRDYSMRVWVDPDKLSTLGLAVSDVVNALRQENLDVASGYFGQSPTPSSESGGAPTHQMPLDILGRLSTVEEFEQVVVRSGADGELLCIKDIGRVEMGARSQDVSNRFDSKPTVGLAIFQLPDANALETADLVKEKMHVLSQTFPDGVRYDIGYDTTPFIRESIEEVVKALRDSVILVAIVVLVFLQGWRAAIIPLIAVPVAIIGTFAAMAMTQFSINNLTLFGLVLAIGIVVDDAIVVVEAVEHYIEKGLSPRQAAISAMDEVSGPVIAVGLVLSAVFIPCAFLTGIVGQFFRQFALTIAISTIISTFNSLTLSPALAALLLKPKSQGRDPLTWLIDVLFGWFFWLFNRTFRASTRVYISIVGRMLRVPALVLIVYVGLLGLTYWGFQRLPTGFIPTQDKGYFIASVQLPDSTAAVRTRDVIARIEKIALETPGIKNVNSVAGNSFVLSAYGSNFGSMFIILKNFEDRHDKSMSADEILKTLRKRYAAEIPDAVVNVFPPPAVSGLGRAGGFKLMIEDRGDVRLQNLQQQTDNIVNKGNLGESDKPQSLIGLFTVYKANSPQLFVDINRRACLTQGINLNDVFGTLQAYLGSRYVNNFNRFGRTWQVVVQADAQFRDEIRDVSRLRVRNRNQEMVPIGSVAAVNEISSPLVLTRYNMYPAAAINGNVVAGFSTGQAIAQVEELCRRELPSDMAYEWTEITYLERLTGNTGLLVFALSVVFVFLVLAALYESWSLPLAVILVVPMCVLSSITGVAVAEMDINLFTQIGFIVLIGLACKNAILIVEFAKFRRDEGVNRRDATLQACELRLRPILMTSFAFILGVVPLVVARGAGAEMRRALGTAVFSGMLGVTFFGIFLTPVFFYVIDRMTDWKLFAALSPVRIRQWLFNTITAAPLRRRLARSATRSLVSSEPPSK; via the coding sequence ATGTTTTCGCGATTCTTTATCGACAGACCGATCTTCGCCTCTGTGCTCTCGATCCTGATCACACTGGCTGGCGGGATCGCCGTATTCGAACTGCCAATTGCACAGTATCCCCCCGTCGCACCGCCAACGGTACAGGTCGACTGTAACTACCCGGGGGCCAGCGCGCAAGTGGTCGCCCAGACCGTCGCGGCGCCGATTGAACAACAGGTCAACGGTGTCGAAAACATGCTTTACATGTCGTCGCAAAGCACCAGCGACGGGTCATACACACTCACCGTCACCTTCAAGCCGGGTGTGAACCTGAACCTGGCGCAAGTGCTGGTTCAAAATCGTGTCAGCCTGGCGATTCCGCTGCTGCCCGATGTCGTCCGGCAGACGGGCGTCACCACCAAGAAACGCTCGCCAGATATCCTATTAACCGTCAGCATTAACTGTCCCGATGAGCGCTATGATCAGTTGTATCTGAGCAACTTCGCATTGATGCGGATTAAGGACGAATTGTCCCGATTGCCCGGCATCAGCGAAGTGCTGGTCTTCGGCCAGCGCGACTACAGCATGCGCGTGTGGGTTGATCCCGATAAACTTTCGACGCTGGGTCTTGCGGTCAGTGATGTCGTGAACGCGCTGCGTCAGGAAAACCTCGACGTGGCATCGGGCTATTTCGGACAGTCGCCAACTCCATCATCCGAATCAGGAGGTGCACCCACACACCAGATGCCGCTCGATATCCTGGGCCGCTTGTCCACGGTCGAGGAGTTCGAACAGGTCGTCGTTCGCTCCGGCGCGGACGGCGAACTCTTGTGCATCAAAGATATCGGCCGGGTCGAGATGGGAGCCAGGTCACAGGACGTCAGCAACCGCTTCGACAGCAAACCGACCGTGGGTCTGGCCATCTTCCAATTGCCAGACGCCAACGCCCTTGAAACGGCGGACCTGGTCAAAGAAAAGATGCATGTTCTATCGCAGACGTTTCCCGATGGTGTGCGGTATGACATTGGTTACGACACAACCCCGTTCATTCGTGAGTCGATCGAAGAAGTCGTGAAGGCACTTCGCGATTCTGTGATTCTGGTCGCCATCGTGGTTCTGGTGTTCTTGCAGGGGTGGCGTGCAGCCATTATCCCCCTGATTGCAGTCCCCGTGGCGATCATCGGCACCTTTGCCGCCATGGCGATGACTCAATTCAGCATCAATAACTTGACGCTGTTCGGACTGGTACTCGCGATCGGAATCGTGGTCGACGACGCGATCGTCGTCGTCGAGGCGGTTGAACATTACATCGAGAAAGGCCTGTCCCCCCGACAGGCCGCCATCAGCGCGATGGATGAAGTCTCGGGCCCTGTCATCGCTGTCGGCCTGGTGCTGAGTGCCGTATTTATCCCGTGCGCGTTCCTGACCGGAATCGTGGGGCAATTCTTTCGCCAATTTGCGCTCACCATCGCCATCTCGACGATTATCTCCACATTCAACTCGCTGACACTCAGCCCGGCCCTAGCCGCACTCCTGCTGAAACCAAAGTCTCAAGGCCGTGATCCACTGACGTGGCTGATTGACGTTCTGTTCGGTTGGTTCTTCTGGCTGTTCAATCGTACGTTCCGCGCATCGACTCGAGTTTACATTTCGATTGTCGGGCGCATGTTGCGAGTTCCTGCGCTGGTTCTCATCGTCTATGTCGGCCTGCTGGGACTGACTTATTGGGGCTTTCAGCGATTGCCAACGGGGTTCATCCCGACACAGGACAAAGGTTACTTCATTGCCAGCGTTCAATTGCCAGACTCGACGGCCGCGGTCCGAACGCGCGACGTGATTGCCCGGATTGAAAAAATTGCCCTGGAAACGCCCGGTATCAAAAACGTGAACTCGGTCGCTGGCAATTCCTTCGTGCTCAGCGCATACGGCTCCAACTTCGGTTCGATGTTCATCATTCTGAAGAACTTTGAGGATCGCCATGACAAGTCGATGTCGGCCGATGAAATCCTGAAGACCCTGCGTAAGAGGTATGCCGCCGAAATTCCCGACGCCGTGGTCAACGTCTTCCCGCCACCGGCTGTGAGCGGACTCGGTCGAGCAGGGGGCTTCAAGCTAATGATCGAGGATCGCGGCGATGTCCGTCTGCAGAATCTTCAGCAGCAGACCGACAACATCGTGAATAAAGGAAACCTGGGTGAATCGGACAAACCCCAGTCATTGATTGGATTGTTTACCGTCTATAAAGCGAACTCACCGCAGTTGTTTGTTGATATCAATCGTCGCGCCTGCCTGACGCAGGGAATCAACTTGAACGACGTCTTCGGTACGCTTCAGGCCTATCTCGGATCGAGATACGTCAATAACTTCAATCGATTCGGTCGGACCTGGCAGGTTGTCGTGCAAGCCGATGCCCAGTTCCGCGACGAAATTCGCGACGTCAGCCGGCTACGAGTTCGCAATCGTAACCAAGAAATGGTCCCGATTGGCTCCGTCGCGGCAGTGAATGAAATTAGCTCGCCGCTGGTGCTGACCCGTTACAACATGTACCCCGCAGCCGCCATCAACGGAAACGTTGTCGCGGGGTTCAGTACCGGACAGGCGATCGCACAGGTCGAAGAACTTTGTCGTCGCGAACTCCCCAGCGATATGGCGTACGAATGGACCGAGATCACCTATCTGGAACGACTCACGGGTAACACGGGTCTGTTGGTGTTCGCACTTTCCGTCGTTTTCGTCTTTCTCGTGCTGGCCGCACTGTATGAAAGCTGGTCGCTGCCATTGGCCGTGATTCTTGTCGTGCCAATGTGCGTGCTCAGTTCGATCACCGGCGTCGCTGTCGCCGAGATGGATATCAATCTGTTCACCCAGATTGGTTTTATTGTGCTAATCGGATTGGCATGTAAGAACGCCATTCTGATCGTCGAATTCGCCAAGTTCCGCCGCGACGAGGGTGTCAATCGACGTGACGCCACGCTTCAGGCGTGCGAACTTCGACTGCGGCCGATTCTGATGACCTCGTTCGCATTCATCCTGGGCGTGGTACCGCTGGTCGTCGCACGCGGGGCAGGGGCGGAAATGCGGCGTGCCTTGGGAACAGCCGTGTTCAGCGGCATGCTCGGTGTGACATTCTTCGGCATCTTCCTGACGCCGGTCTTTTTCTACGTGATCGATCGTATGACCGACTGGAAACTATTTGCGGCACTCTCGCCGGTTCGGATCAGGCAATGGCTTTTCAACACCATCACGGCGGCACCGCTACGCCGCCGACTGGCCCGCAGTGCGACAAGGTCGCTCGTTTCAAGCGAACCACCTTCCAAGTGA
- a CDS encoding STAS domain-containing protein, with product MTLVTHQSFYLEQVREVTVVSFTVSGVVGSNFERVSDDLFELVEFLKLTSDPIQVVLDMKALRQIDDWGLAMLRAFSETMSTYGGTVILCRMMPGILDTIADTGMQAAFQIRETRMEAISAFADDQNLLRRPSSRIFAAMTAAIQ from the coding sequence ATGACCTTGGTCACTCATCAATCGTTTTATCTGGAGCAGGTTCGCGAAGTCACGGTGGTCAGTTTCACCGTTTCTGGCGTGGTGGGATCGAATTTCGAGCGTGTCTCTGATGACCTGTTTGAGTTGGTCGAATTTCTAAAGCTGACGAGTGACCCGATTCAAGTCGTGCTGGATATGAAGGCACTTCGCCAGATCGATGATTGGGGACTTGCGATGCTGCGTGCATTTTCGGAGACGATGTCGACGTATGGCGGAACAGTCATCCTGTGCCGAATGATGCCAGGAATTCTGGACACCATAGCGGATACGGGGATGCAGGCCGCGTTTCAAATCCGCGAGACACGTATGGAAGCGATCAGCGCCTTTGCGGACGATCAGAATCTACTCCGTCGCCCATCGTCGCGCATCTTTGCTGCGATGACTGCCGCGATTCAGTAG